The window GACGGAGCATAAAATCGAGCACTTCACCCTCAAAAGCGTACTGTGGCTGGGCAACCAACAAAGCCGGCAGTATGGCTAAAAGGCAAAGGATAGTACGCGGATTCATTTGAGGACGGTAATCCTGGTTCTGGCCAGATTCTTGCCTCCCTCGGTTAATGATATGAAGTAGATCCCACTACTGAGCGTGGAAAGGTCCCATACTGTTTCACCCGCTGAGGGCATCTCTTTATTGTATAGAAACCTTCCTCGCA of the Candidatus Cloacimonadota bacterium genome contains:
- a CDS encoding T9SS type A sorting domain-containing protein; its protein translation is MSTHDLVETPSTGVLKLYPSILTRATGSNINLKYVSDLPLSQQAKLSIYDLRGRFLYNKEMPSAGETVWDLSTLSSGIYFISLTEGGKNLARTRITVLK